A part of Mycolicibacterium sp. TUM20985 genomic DNA contains:
- a CDS encoding sensor histidine kinase, translating to MIRTVAPRRTVLVDAERCHADHAGEAPLPRIGQPRTWWRPRYWGISARSAFVAATVVLVALVVAGSGLAIVLYRSLLSGVDEAAAGRVRDVAAALQFDTASELDAALVSTDQRIVAVQVIDRTGSVVQRSPSAPDTPLVAPGGIGVTLQTGLPDHASGDGDMRISGQTVDGKGGRYTVLVGAGSEGVESTVQTVMVLLAGAAPIVIAVSAAAAYSLVSRSMRSVDAIRTRVADISTSDLSERVPVPNNHDEISALAVTMNEMLSRIEAGHDAQRRFVGDASHELRSPVAAILSALDLVAAHPEFLDEELATSTLRPEAQRMESLVEDLLLLARADERGLTLGRRDVDLDDIASIEVDRLLRETTLTIDAKVVPTRMVGDPGGLSRVLRNLLENAARHATSRVEVRVCVVEGKAVLTVADDGPGIPARDRARVFNRFVRLDSDRARSSGGAGLGLAIVSEVVKAHGGSVTIADRPGGGTLVTVQLPLVYSPDSSR from the coding sequence ATGATCCGCACAGTCGCGCCGCGACGGACGGTCTTGGTCGATGCGGAGAGGTGCCATGCAGACCACGCTGGCGAAGCGCCGTTGCCGCGGATAGGTCAGCCGCGGACGTGGTGGCGGCCCCGCTACTGGGGCATCTCGGCGCGTTCGGCGTTCGTCGCCGCCACGGTGGTGCTGGTTGCTCTGGTGGTGGCGGGATCCGGTCTCGCGATCGTTCTCTACCGCTCGCTTCTCTCTGGTGTCGACGAAGCCGCTGCAGGTCGGGTACGCGACGTGGCGGCCGCGTTGCAGTTCGACACGGCAAGCGAACTCGACGCCGCGCTGGTGTCGACCGATCAGCGGATCGTCGCCGTCCAGGTGATCGATCGCACCGGGTCCGTGGTGCAACGCTCGCCGTCGGCGCCCGACACACCGCTCGTCGCGCCGGGCGGCATCGGGGTGACATTGCAGACTGGCCTTCCCGATCACGCCTCGGGCGACGGCGACATGCGGATCAGCGGCCAGACCGTGGACGGCAAGGGCGGCCGGTACACCGTGCTCGTCGGCGCGGGCAGTGAAGGCGTCGAGTCGACGGTCCAGACCGTGATGGTGCTGCTCGCAGGCGCCGCGCCGATCGTCATCGCCGTTTCGGCCGCCGCCGCTTATTCGTTGGTGAGCAGGTCGATGCGATCCGTCGATGCGATCCGGACGCGGGTCGCGGACATAAGCACCTCAGATCTGTCCGAACGCGTGCCGGTGCCCAACAACCACGACGAGATCTCCGCGCTCGCGGTGACCATGAACGAGATGCTGTCTCGAATCGAGGCCGGACATGATGCTCAACGCCGATTCGTCGGCGACGCATCACACGAGTTGCGGAGCCCGGTCGCCGCCATCCTCTCCGCGCTCGACCTCGTTGCGGCACATCCTGAGTTTCTCGACGAGGAGCTCGCGACGTCCACCCTGCGGCCGGAGGCGCAGCGGATGGAATCGCTGGTCGAGGATCTGTTGCTGCTTGCCCGTGCTGACGAACGAGGTTTGACGCTGGGACGCCGGGACGTCGATCTCGATGACATTGCGTCCATCGAAGTGGATCGCCTCCTGCGGGAGACGACGCTGACCATCGACGCGAAAGTAGTTCCGACGCGCATGGTCGGCGATCCCGGCGGTCTCTCGCGCGTTCTCCGCAACCTCCTGGAAAATGCGGCACGGCACGCAACGTCACGGGTCGAAGTGCGCGTCTGCGTCGTCGAGGGTAAAGCCGTGCTGACGGTCGCCGACGATGGTCCAGGCATCCCCGCGAGGGATCGCGCGCGGGTGTTCAACCGGTTCGTGCGGTTGGACTCGGACCGCGCGCGTAGCAGCGGAGGAGCGGGCCTCGGATTGGCCATCGTGTCTGAAGTGGTCAAAGCGCACGGGGGTAGCGTGACGATAGCGGATCGACCCGGCGGGGGGACGCTGGTGACCGTTCAGCTCCCGTTGGTGTACTCACCGGACTCGAGTCGGTAG
- a CDS encoding phosphatase PAP2 family protein gives MSQPSTRASDFHDAHLAGPTRWILLAMLTGFVGLGVVAHHVRHGTALDHAVLGWMVEHRGDGLTTAAVVITNAGSPVAMAALAALAGAMLWWRRSARTAIVVVATLACAAGVSTLTKTLVGAQRPPLVTQLLLEVDHSYPSGHVTGTLALVGIVAVVVGRGRSRAIAFGLGVGVASITLVVALTRLYLGVHWLSDVLGGTLLGGVAILVGSVALESESVATSRATGSAESVTPGVTRVA, from the coding sequence GTGAGCCAACCTTCGACGCGAGCCAGCGACTTTCACGATGCGCACCTGGCCGGCCCCACCCGCTGGATTCTGCTGGCAATGCTCACGGGTTTCGTCGGACTCGGCGTGGTCGCCCACCATGTACGGCACGGCACGGCGCTCGACCACGCAGTACTGGGCTGGATGGTGGAGCACCGCGGCGACGGGCTCACCACCGCGGCAGTCGTGATCACCAACGCCGGGAGCCCAGTGGCGATGGCCGCACTGGCGGCGCTCGCTGGCGCGATGCTGTGGTGGCGGCGTTCGGCGCGAACGGCGATCGTCGTGGTCGCAACGCTCGCGTGTGCGGCCGGTGTGAGCACGTTGACCAAGACGCTGGTGGGAGCCCAACGTCCGCCGCTCGTCACCCAATTGCTGCTCGAGGTCGATCATTCCTACCCATCGGGACACGTCACGGGAACGCTCGCGCTGGTAGGCATCGTCGCGGTCGTCGTCGGCCGGGGCCGAAGTCGCGCGATCGCATTCGGACTAGGGGTCGGCGTCGCGTCAATCACCCTGGTGGTCGCCCTCACTCGCCTCTATCTCGGCGTGCACTGGCTATCGGATGTGCTCGGCGGGACCCTGCTGGGCGGCGTGGCGATACTCGTCGGGTCGGTTGCCCTCGAATCCGAGTCCGTGGCGACATCGCGCGCCACCGGGTCCGCGGAGTCGGTGACTCCCGGGGTGACCCGGGTGGCATGA
- a CDS encoding sensor histidine kinase, giving the protein MLAWARRLRARIGTVRAGTTAAATAIVAVALIVGATTLIVTLRETLINDVADSARGQAQQVVDQLESGQPPTVQVAGSDEQLIQVLTPEGAVLASSSNVAGAPAVATLKPGESAQVVTPLDNAKFVVVAEGALTADGRRTVLAAWALVDVFDTTEVVTQLLIIGLPILLLVVAITTWKTVGRALAPVDVMRREVDEISATQLHRRVPQLDSDDEIGRLAETMNRMLDRLDDAHTSQRRFVSDASHELRSPITTIRQHAEVALAHPDRTTAEELAHVVLAEDLRIQRLVEDLLLLARNDEQVLPPRTPVDVDDLVFAEVERLRAMTSLRVDTGGVSAAQVSGDADALRRVLRNLGDNALRHAAARIDVALTELGGEVLLIVDDDGPGIPEPERERVLQRFVRLDPARSRDDGGSGLGLAIVEEVVRAHGGSVTIRQSPIGGARVEVRIPSNEG; this is encoded by the coding sequence GTGTTGGCCTGGGCCCGCCGGCTCCGCGCCCGCATCGGCACGGTGCGGGCGGGCACCACTGCCGCAGCGACCGCGATCGTCGCCGTCGCACTGATCGTCGGCGCGACCACGCTGATCGTCACGCTGCGCGAAACGCTGATCAACGACGTCGCGGACTCTGCCCGAGGACAAGCCCAGCAGGTCGTCGACCAACTCGAATCCGGCCAGCCACCGACCGTGCAGGTCGCCGGCAGCGACGAACAGTTGATCCAGGTACTCACCCCGGAAGGCGCCGTGCTCGCGTCGAGTTCCAACGTCGCCGGCGCGCCGGCGGTGGCGACATTGAAGCCAGGGGAGTCCGCGCAGGTCGTTACCCCGCTCGACAACGCCAAATTCGTCGTGGTCGCAGAAGGCGCACTGACCGCTGACGGGCGACGAACAGTGCTGGCTGCGTGGGCGCTGGTAGACGTTTTCGACACCACCGAGGTCGTCACTCAACTGCTGATCATCGGATTGCCCATCCTGCTGCTGGTGGTGGCGATCACGACGTGGAAGACGGTTGGCCGGGCGCTCGCCCCCGTCGACGTGATGCGCCGCGAGGTCGACGAGATCTCGGCGACGCAATTGCACCGCCGCGTACCGCAACTGGACAGCGACGACGAGATCGGCCGACTGGCCGAGACCATGAACCGGATGCTGGACCGGCTCGACGACGCCCACACCAGTCAAAGGCGCTTCGTCTCCGATGCCTCCCACGAGCTCCGCTCGCCGATCACCACGATCCGCCAGCACGCCGAGGTCGCACTCGCGCATCCAGACCGCACCACCGCCGAGGAATTGGCGCACGTCGTCCTGGCGGAGGACCTGCGTATTCAACGCCTAGTGGAGGACCTGCTCCTGCTGGCTCGCAACGACGAACAGGTCCTCCCGCCAAGGACACCGGTGGACGTCGACGACCTGGTCTTCGCGGAGGTCGAGCGGCTTCGGGCCATGACGTCGCTGCGAGTCGACACAGGCGGCGTCAGCGCAGCACAGGTGAGCGGGGACGCCGACGCGCTGCGGCGGGTGCTGCGCAACCTCGGCGACAACGCCCTGCGTCACGCCGCGGCCCGCATCGACGTCGCGCTCACCGAGCTCGGTGGCGAAGTGCTGCTGATCGTCGATGATGACGGACCAGGGATTCCAGAACCCGAACGGGAACGAGTGCTCCAACGATTCGTCCGGCTCGACCCGGCACGCTCCCGCGACGACGGCGGTAGCGGACTGGGCCTGGCCATCGTCGAGGAAGTCGTCCGGGCGCACGGCGGATCGGTGACGATCCGCCAATCACCGATCGGGGGAGCCCGGGTCGAGGTGAGGATTCCTTCCAACGAGGGATGA
- a CDS encoding ABC transporter ATP-binding protein, whose protein sequence is MDAPVVGPRAAEGEAAVVCGEAVMRTFGEGAAAITAVRDATFTVAPRARIALAGPSGSGKSTLLHLVAGLDIVTAGTLAWPSLATNPVSRLGQIGTVFQGPSLIPALDVIENVRLPMLFAGVTEAAATVRAAESLARLGIVNLTNALPDELSGGQAQRVAVARVLAAAPRLILADEPTGQLDHHAASLVVDVLLQAADESGAALIVSTHDPAIAARLPTEWTMHDGRLHTPAADVDADRGRR, encoded by the coding sequence ATGGATGCACCTGTGGTCGGTCCGCGCGCCGCCGAGGGTGAAGCGGCCGTGGTGTGCGGGGAAGCCGTGATGCGTACCTTCGGCGAGGGCGCCGCCGCGATCACCGCCGTGCGCGACGCCACGTTCACCGTCGCGCCGCGGGCCCGGATCGCGTTGGCCGGCCCGTCGGGTTCGGGCAAGTCGACACTGCTGCATCTCGTGGCCGGCTTGGACATCGTGACGGCGGGCACTCTGGCCTGGCCGAGCCTCGCCACCAATCCGGTGTCCCGACTTGGCCAGATCGGAACCGTGTTCCAGGGCCCGAGCCTGATCCCTGCCCTGGATGTGATCGAAAACGTCCGCCTTCCCATGCTTTTCGCCGGCGTCACCGAAGCGGCGGCCACCGTCCGCGCCGCCGAGTCACTAGCGCGCCTGGGCATCGTGAACCTGACGAATGCCCTGCCCGACGAACTGTCCGGTGGACAGGCCCAGCGCGTCGCCGTCGCCCGTGTTCTCGCCGCCGCCCCCCGGTTGATCCTCGCCGACGAGCCCACCGGCCAACTCGATCACCACGCCGCGAGCCTGGTGGTCGACGTGCTGCTGCAGGCCGCCGACGAATCGGGCGCCGCCCTGATCGTGTCCACCCACGACCCCGCCATCGCAGCCCGGTTACCCACCGAATGGACCATGCACGACGGCCGATTGCACACCCCCGCCGCAGACGTCGACGCCGACCGAGGCCGACGATGA
- a CDS encoding PepSY domain-containing protein, which yields MRVNIFGLVAAAGIVIAVGAGIAGASPGPDQGEVPISGDALAQASAAALAETGGGTVTETKINDEDSFYQVEVTLADGNQVDVQLDQTFGVVGTKNDGAAANDN from the coding sequence ATGAGAGTTAATATCTTCGGCCTTGTCGCAGCGGCCGGCATCGTCATCGCGGTAGGCGCAGGTATCGCAGGGGCATCGCCAGGTCCCGATCAAGGGGAAGTGCCGATCAGCGGCGACGCCTTGGCGCAAGCCAGCGCAGCTGCGCTGGCCGAGACCGGCGGCGGGACCGTCACCGAGACCAAGATCAACGATGAGGACAGCTTCTACCAGGTGGAGGTGACTCTCGCGGACGGCAACCAGGTCGACGTACAACTCGACCAGACCTTCGGCGTCGTCGGCACGAAGAACGACGGCGCGGCGGCGAACGACAACTAG
- a CDS encoding ABC transporter permease, protein MIAVWLTGLMHRRRARLGAAVIGVATGVALLASLGAFLTSSQATMTDRALRTVSVDWQVQVAPGASTGEVSTLVNSTPGIRGNAPVGYGRTSGLSATTGASVQTTGPGLVLGLPTNYRTLFPGEIRSLVGTDAGVLLAQQTAANLHAAPGDAVTIRRDGLPATEVTVAGIVDLPQANTLFQTVGAPAGAQPNAPPDNVILLPATLWHQLYDTLAATRPDLVATQIHAQLDHALPATPAAAYTAVTAAAHNLEARSAGAATVGDNLGAALDAARGDAAYAEILFLFLGIPGAILAALLTATITSAGGARRRTEQALLRARGATARDLLTLAGAEALAIGVAGATLGLLAAALVDHYAFDAATVGWTTAAWTGPLAAALTGIAIAVVAVLVPARRDLREHTVAARRTDVPRLTAPTWARYGLDVVVLVAAVLVFIATTGTGYQLVTAPEGVPAISVSYWAFAGPALLWVGAGLATWRLTDLLLGRGRPLMARLLRPETGQLAGTIASSLARQRRPVARAVVLLSLALAFAASTATFNATYRQQAEADAQLTNGADVTATVAPGDTSPNLAVSIAAVPGVRAVEPVQHRFAYIGADLQDLYGVDPATITRATALQDSYFPGATAADLMATLAAKPDSILVSAETVTDFQLKPGDPLTLRLPDAATHQPKEVTFHYVGVVTEFPTAPKDSFFVANSGYIAAQTDSPTIGAFLIDTGGRDTAVVAARIQAMLGTSATVTDINTVRNQVGSSLTAVDLAGLTRIELSFALILAVSAGGLVLALGFTERRRTYAIIAALGAKPRHLRAMIFSETAVLTTTGVLAGAVIGSVVSVMLVKVLTGVFDPPPDEIAIPWVYLVAVTLATVAVLASVSTVTVAVARRPAITVIRDL, encoded by the coding sequence ATGATCGCGGTCTGGCTCACCGGCCTGATGCACCGCCGACGCGCCCGACTGGGCGCCGCTGTCATCGGCGTCGCCACGGGTGTCGCACTGCTCGCATCGCTGGGCGCGTTCCTGACCAGCTCGCAGGCCACCATGACCGACCGCGCCCTGCGGACTGTGTCGGTCGACTGGCAAGTCCAGGTCGCCCCCGGCGCGTCCACCGGCGAGGTGAGCACTCTGGTCAACTCCACCCCGGGTATCCGCGGCAATGCCCCCGTCGGGTACGGGCGTACGTCCGGACTCTCGGCGACCACCGGCGCCAGCGTCCAAACCACGGGACCCGGGCTGGTCCTTGGACTGCCGACCAACTACCGCACGCTCTTTCCGGGCGAGATCCGGTCCCTGGTCGGCACCGACGCCGGCGTACTCCTTGCTCAGCAGACCGCCGCCAACCTGCACGCCGCCCCGGGGGACGCGGTGACGATCCGCCGAGACGGACTGCCCGCCACCGAGGTCACCGTCGCCGGAATCGTGGACCTACCGCAAGCCAACACGCTGTTCCAGACGGTGGGAGCCCCTGCCGGTGCACAACCCAATGCCCCGCCGGACAACGTCATCCTGCTGCCCGCCACCCTGTGGCACCAGCTCTACGACACCCTGGCCGCGACCCGGCCGGATCTCGTCGCCACCCAGATCCACGCCCAGCTCGACCACGCCCTGCCCGCGACCCCAGCCGCCGCGTACACCGCGGTGACGGCGGCCGCCCACAACCTGGAAGCCCGCAGCGCCGGGGCGGCCACGGTGGGTGACAACCTCGGTGCCGCCCTTGACGCTGCCCGCGGCGACGCCGCCTACGCCGAGATCCTGTTCCTGTTCCTCGGGATCCCGGGAGCGATTCTGGCGGCCCTCCTCACCGCGACCATCACCTCGGCTGGCGGGGCGCGACGCCGCACTGAACAAGCATTGCTTCGGGCCCGCGGCGCCACTGCGCGCGACTTGTTGACGCTGGCCGGCGCCGAAGCCCTCGCCATCGGCGTCGCCGGCGCCACCCTTGGCCTCCTCGCCGCCGCACTCGTCGACCACTACGCTTTCGACGCAGCCACGGTCGGCTGGACGACCGCGGCCTGGACGGGACCCCTCGCCGCCGCGCTGACCGGCATCGCGATCGCCGTCGTCGCCGTTCTAGTACCCGCCCGACGGGACCTACGCGAGCACACCGTCGCCGCACGGCGAACCGACGTCCCGCGGCTCACGGCGCCGACGTGGGCGCGCTACGGCCTCGACGTCGTCGTACTCGTGGCCGCGGTGTTGGTATTCATCGCCACCACCGGCACCGGCTACCAACTCGTCACCGCTCCCGAGGGCGTGCCAGCCATCTCGGTGTCCTACTGGGCCTTCGCCGGACCTGCTCTCCTGTGGGTCGGTGCCGGGCTGGCAACCTGGCGGTTGACAGACCTGCTCCTCGGGCGTGGACGCCCTCTCATGGCCCGACTGCTACGGCCCGAAACCGGACAACTGGCGGGCACCATCGCCAGCAGCCTTGCGCGGCAACGGCGCCCGGTCGCGCGGGCCGTCGTGTTGCTGAGCCTTGCCCTTGCCTTCGCGGCCTCCACCGCCACGTTCAACGCCACCTATCGTCAACAGGCCGAGGCGGACGCGCAGCTCACCAACGGCGCCGACGTCACCGCCACCGTCGCGCCCGGGGACACCTCGCCGAACCTCGCCGTGAGCATCGCCGCCGTTCCCGGCGTGCGCGCCGTCGAACCGGTCCAGCACCGCTTCGCCTACATCGGTGCCGATCTTCAGGACCTCTATGGAGTCGATCCAGCCACCATCACGCGGGCCACCGCGCTGCAAGACAGCTACTTCCCCGGTGCCACGGCGGCAGACCTGATGGCCACCCTTGCCGCGAAGCCCGACTCGATCCTGGTCTCCGCGGAAACCGTGACCGACTTTCAGTTGAAACCTGGCGATCCGCTGACCTTGCGCCTCCCGGACGCCGCGACACACCAACCCAAGGAGGTCACGTTCCACTACGTGGGAGTAGTCACCGAGTTTCCCACCGCTCCCAAGGACAGCTTCTTCGTCGCCAACTCCGGATACATTGCAGCACAAACGGATTCACCAACAATAGGCGCGTTCCTGATCGACACCGGCGGCCGTGACACCGCCGTCGTCGCCGCCCGCATCCAGGCGATGCTGGGGACTTCGGCGACCGTCACCGACATCAACACCGTCCGCAACCAGGTCGGATCCAGCCTGACCGCAGTCGACCTCGCAGGCCTCACCCGCATCGAACTCTCCTTCGCGCTGATCCTGGCCGTCTCCGCCGGAGGACTGGTGCTGGCCCTCGGATTCACCGAACGCCGCCGCACATACGCGATCATCGCCGCGCTCGGTGCCAAGCCTCGCCACCTGCGCGCCATGATCTTCAGCGAAACCGCCGTTCTTACCACCACCGGCGTCCTCGCCGGGGCGGTCATTGGATCCGTGGTCTCGGTCATGCTGGTCAAGGTTCTCACCGGCGTGTTCGACCCCCCGCCCGATGAAATCGCCATCCCCTGGGTCTACCTCGTTGCCGTCACGCTTGCGACGGTCGCAGTGCTCGCCTCCGTCAGCACCGTCACCGTCGCCGTCGCCCGCCGACCCGCCATCACTGTCATCCGTGACCTCTGA
- a CDS encoding response regulator transcription factor: MRLLVVEDERRLAAGLRNGLEAEGFAVDVAHDGVDGLWMARENPFDAIVLDVMLPGANGYQVCRTLRSEGNWTPILMLTAKDGVWDQVEGLDTGADDYLAKPFSYPVLVAHLRALVRRGTPPRPAVLEVGDLRLDPAAHQVWLDGTEIALTRREFAILEFLAHHPGDVLSKTVIIDHVWNFEFDGDPNIVEVYVRRLRSKLQRSSDRPVIDTVRGAGYRLVAEPRSSPHRSAP, translated from the coding sequence ATGCGTCTACTGGTGGTCGAAGACGAGCGGCGCCTCGCCGCGGGGCTCCGCAACGGGCTCGAGGCTGAAGGCTTCGCCGTCGACGTCGCGCACGACGGCGTCGACGGCCTCTGGATGGCGCGCGAGAACCCCTTCGACGCAATCGTTCTCGACGTGATGCTGCCCGGTGCGAACGGCTACCAGGTGTGCAGAACCCTGCGCAGCGAAGGCAACTGGACACCGATCCTGATGCTCACCGCCAAGGACGGCGTCTGGGATCAGGTCGAGGGCCTCGACACCGGAGCCGACGACTACTTGGCCAAACCGTTCTCCTACCCGGTGCTCGTCGCCCACCTGCGGGCGCTGGTGCGCCGGGGCACGCCACCACGACCCGCGGTGCTCGAGGTCGGCGACCTCCGATTGGATCCCGCGGCGCATCAGGTGTGGCTCGACGGCACCGAGATCGCCTTGACACGTCGTGAATTCGCGATCCTGGAGTTCCTCGCACACCATCCGGGTGACGTGCTGTCAAAGACGGTAATCATCGATCACGTCTGGAATTTCGAGTTCGACGGTGATCCCAACATCGTCGAGGTCTACGTGCGCCGGCTACGCAGCAAGTTGCAGCGGTCGTCGGATCGACCCGTGATCGACACCGTCCGCGGCGCCGGGTATCGGCTGGTCGCCGAACCCCGTTCGTCGCCCCATCGCTCGGCGCCATGA
- a CDS encoding ABC transporter ATP-binding protein, with the protein MITPDTDGPRSATSQAVSPGPVLEAASLYRFFRAGDEETLALRGVSMTLRAGEMVAVVGPSGSGKSTLLACLAGLDEPDGGFVRVAGDRISHRPEQTRARLRARRIGLLFQSRNLLGHLTVIQNVTLAQQFARRRPGALAPGVVLDSLGIAGRSDAYPNQLSGGELARAGLAVAVANAPVVLLADEPTGELDTASERVVLDILRRQADSGTAILIASHSPAVAAAANRTITLSDGLIAS; encoded by the coding sequence GTGATCACCCCCGATACCGACGGCCCCCGATCGGCGACGTCGCAGGCCGTGTCGCCCGGCCCGGTACTGGAAGCCGCATCCCTGTACCGGTTCTTCCGGGCAGGTGACGAGGAAACCCTTGCCCTCCGCGGGGTATCGATGACTCTGCGGGCCGGAGAGATGGTTGCGGTGGTCGGACCGTCCGGATCGGGCAAGTCCACCCTGCTCGCCTGCCTCGCCGGTCTCGACGAACCCGACGGCGGCTTCGTGCGCGTCGCCGGAGACCGCATCAGCCACCGTCCCGAACAGACCCGCGCCCGCTTACGCGCACGACGGATCGGGTTGCTGTTTCAGAGCCGAAACCTATTGGGACACTTGACGGTCATTCAGAATGTGACCTTGGCGCAGCAGTTCGCGAGACGGAGGCCCGGTGCTCTGGCGCCGGGCGTAGTGCTGGACTCCTTGGGGATCGCGGGTCGAAGTGACGCCTACCCAAACCAACTGTCCGGCGGCGAACTGGCCCGCGCTGGCCTCGCGGTGGCTGTGGCCAATGCGCCCGTGGTGCTGCTCGCCGATGAACCGACGGGCGAACTCGACACCGCATCCGAACGCGTCGTCCTCGACATCCTGCGCCGTCAGGCAGACTCTGGCACCGCAATTCTGATCGCCAGCCATAGCCCAGCCGTGGCCGCCGCCGCCAACCGCACCATCACGCTTTCCGATGGGCTGATCGCCTCGTGA
- a CDS encoding COG4705 family protein, giving the protein MSETTRSAAVAPGRTMLSKVPEITVWFWVIKILCTTVGESFADWINMTLGVGLAATALIFTVVLVAVLGWQLRLDRYVPFVYWLAVVVVSVTGTLYTDILTDTQGVPLAVSTSVFTIVLVVVFGIWWARERTLSIHSIVTLPRELFYWLAVLVTFALGTAAGDWTLELTGWAPGVSVLLPAALIVAVVIGWRLGANAVLSFWLAYILTRPLGANLGDWFASPTAEHGLGFGTALTSVIFLVAILATVVYLTVTHSDVIDEPETIDAPTASARPAREPIMLGYFIAIAVATGALLVWAAGQPHATAANEEETGAPPVSTTLTPGQVAAHFPAADIANFRSITADTLAKLDAGDQAGATNRIKDLESAWDDAQPTLRPMDQTTWTAIDGRIDTVLKALRATNPDPAAEKHALDDLMTALK; this is encoded by the coding sequence ATGAGCGAGACGACGAGATCCGCGGCGGTCGCGCCCGGGCGCACGATGCTGAGCAAGGTGCCCGAGATCACGGTGTGGTTCTGGGTCATCAAGATCCTGTGCACCACCGTGGGCGAGAGCTTCGCCGACTGGATCAACATGACGCTAGGCGTCGGCCTCGCTGCAACCGCCCTCATCTTCACCGTGGTGCTGGTCGCGGTCTTGGGGTGGCAGTTACGGCTGGACCGCTACGTGCCGTTCGTCTACTGGCTGGCGGTCGTCGTCGTGAGCGTGACGGGAACGCTGTACACCGACATCCTCACCGATACCCAGGGTGTCCCGCTGGCCGTGAGCACCAGCGTCTTCACGATTGTCCTAGTTGTGGTGTTCGGTATTTGGTGGGCACGCGAGCGCACCCTGTCGATCCACAGCATCGTCACCCTGCCGCGCGAGTTGTTCTACTGGCTCGCCGTACTGGTCACCTTCGCTCTCGGCACCGCCGCCGGTGACTGGACGCTCGAACTGACCGGGTGGGCGCCGGGTGTGTCGGTCCTGCTGCCCGCCGCCCTGATCGTCGCCGTCGTGATCGGCTGGCGGTTGGGTGCCAATGCGGTGCTCTCGTTCTGGCTCGCCTACATCCTGACCCGCCCGCTGGGTGCCAACCTCGGCGACTGGTTCGCTTCGCCGACGGCCGAACACGGACTTGGTTTCGGCACCGCCCTCACCAGCGTGATCTTCCTCGTCGCGATCCTGGCAACCGTGGTGTACCTCACGGTCACCCACAGCGACGTCATCGACGAGCCCGAGACGATCGACGCGCCAACCGCCTCAGCGCGTCCGGCGCGGGAACCGATCATGCTCGGGTACTTCATCGCCATCGCCGTCGCTACCGGCGCCCTGCTGGTGTGGGCCGCCGGGCAGCCACACGCCACCGCAGCGAACGAAGAGGAAACCGGCGCACCGCCGGTCAGCACCACCCTCACCCCAGGACAGGTGGCCGCCCACTTCCCGGCCGCGGACATCGCGAACTTCCGCTCCATCACCGCGGACACGCTCGCCAAGCTCGACGCCGGCGACCAGGCTGGCGCGACGAACCGGATCAAAGACCTCGAATCCGCTTGGGACGATGCCCAACCCACCCTTCGACCGATGGACCAAACCACCTGGACCGCCATCGACGGACGGATCGACACCGTCCTGAAAGCCCTGCGGGCCACCAATCCCGACCCTGCCGCCGAGAAGCATGCGCTCGACGACCTGATGACCGCCCTCAAGTGA
- a CDS encoding ATP-binding protein, with amino-acid sequence MARLVTGLLARARTQTGVTEPEMVPLRLDQLVESVVDEFPSRHVTLTTTPTVVAGDPELLGLAVRNVIDNALTHGARTRAEVTVASGRVTIRDYGPGLDPSLTADPFDRGVPVQPATTASAWPSSAGSRKHIPVPRPSRPHPVAEPLQRSPSPPWRHRAARLAASQPAATN; translated from the coding sequence ATGGCCCGACTCGTCACCGGCCTGCTCGCCCGGGCACGTACCCAAACCGGCGTCACCGAGCCCGAGATGGTGCCGTTGCGGCTCGACCAACTCGTCGAGTCCGTCGTCGACGAGTTTCCTAGCCGCCACGTCACACTGACAACGACGCCGACCGTCGTCGCCGGGGACCCCGAGCTGCTCGGCCTCGCCGTGCGAAACGTGATCGACAACGCGCTCACCCACGGCGCCAGAACCCGCGCCGAGGTAACCGTTGCGAGCGGACGCGTCACCATACGGGATTACGGCCCTGGGTTGGACCCGAGCCTGACCGCCGACCCCTTCGACAGGGGCGTACCGGTCCAACCGGCCACCACGGCATCGGCCTGGCCATCGTCCGCTGGGTCGCGCAAACACATTCCGGTGCCGCGACCATCGCGCCCGCACCCGGTGGCGGAACCGTTGCAACGATCACCATCCCCACCCTGGCGACATAGGGCCGCCCGGCTAGCGGCGTCGCAACCGGCGGCTACGAACTAG